Proteins found in one Clostridia bacterium genomic segment:
- the tsaD gene encoding tRNA (adenosine(37)-N6)-threonylcarbamoyltransferase complex transferase subunit TsaD encodes MARDEALVLGIETSCDETSAALVRGGRELLSCVISSQVEVHRRFGGVVPEIASRRHVEAVIPVIEQALERAGIGLAQTGAVAVTSGPGLVGALLVGLSAAKGIAYSIGAPLVCVNHIEGHIYANFLAHPGLEPPILCLTVSGGHTQLIAMRAHGAYETLGRTRDDAAGETFDKVARVMGLPYPGGPELEKLAREGDPEAIPFTLPQVHGSPFDFSFSGLKTAVINYLHSGVQRGEDVNLADVAAGFQRAAISHLVSKIVPAVAMTGMRTLAVSGGVSANAALRSALNDLASKHGINVVFPPLELCTDNAAMIASAGYYRLIRGDVSSLSANAVPGAKLGSPQGNAEPRS; translated from the coding sequence TTGGCTCGTGACGAGGCACTCGTTCTGGGTATCGAGACTAGCTGCGATGAAACCTCCGCTGCGCTGGTGAGAGGCGGCCGGGAACTCCTTTCATGCGTGATCTCCTCTCAGGTGGAGGTGCATAGGAGATTTGGAGGAGTGGTGCCTGAGATCGCATCCAGGCGGCACGTGGAAGCGGTGATCCCCGTGATTGAACAGGCCCTTGAGCGCGCGGGGATCGGCCTTGCGCAGACGGGCGCGGTGGCGGTCACCAGTGGGCCAGGGCTTGTAGGGGCCCTTCTTGTAGGGCTCTCGGCTGCCAAAGGGATCGCGTATTCCATTGGTGCACCATTGGTGTGCGTGAATCATATCGAAGGTCACATATACGCGAACTTCCTGGCTCACCCAGGGCTTGAGCCGCCGATTCTGTGCCTTACAGTGTCAGGTGGGCATACGCAGCTTATCGCCATGCGGGCGCACGGCGCCTATGAGACACTCGGGCGCACCAGAGACGATGCTGCGGGCGAGACCTTCGATAAGGTGGCCAGAGTCATGGGACTGCCGTACCCCGGAGGGCCGGAGCTGGAGAAACTGGCGCGGGAGGGTGATCCCGAAGCGATCCCGTTTACACTTCCGCAGGTTCACGGGAGTCCGTTCGATTTCAGCTTCAGTGGGCTCAAGACTGCGGTGATCAACTATCTCCACAGCGGTGTGCAGCGTGGCGAGGATGTGAACCTTGCTGATGTGGCCGCAGGGTTCCAGCGTGCGGCCATTTCCCATCTTGTGTCGAAGATAGTGCCTGCTGTTGCTATGACCGGGATGCGTACGCTGGCAGTATCAGGAGGCGTGTCGGCGAATGCGGCTCTGAGATCAGCTTTGAACGACCTGGCGTCGAAGCATGGGATCAACGTGGTCTTCCCGCCCTTGGAGCTGTGCACAGACAACGCAGCCATGATCGCGTCTGCCGGGTACTACAGGCTGATCAGGGGAGATGTGTCGTCACTATCAGCGAACGCGGTTCCCGGCGCCAAACTCGGCTCTCCGCAGGGCAATGCGGAGCCCCGCAGTTAG
- a CDS encoding 4Fe-4S binding protein: MSDLLKDVERDGVVKWEDVEASEGCPSADRMASGAVAVIECLQEIPCNPCETGCPFGAISVGDPITRLPRLDEAECRGCGVCVAACPGLAIFIEDSSGSGDEGKVTIPFEYIPVPLKGARVRATDRQGREICDATVVDVKQPKVGNKTAVVTISVPKRLVHEARGIAMSW; the protein is encoded by the coding sequence GTGAGTGACTTGTTGAAGGACGTCGAACGCGACGGTGTTGTGAAATGGGAGGATGTCGAGGCCTCAGAGGGGTGTCCCAGCGCTGATCGCATGGCCTCCGGAGCTGTGGCAGTGATCGAGTGTCTGCAGGAGATTCCGTGCAATCCATGTGAGACCGGATGCCCATTCGGCGCAATATCAGTCGGAGATCCCATAACCAGGCTGCCACGGCTCGACGAAGCAGAATGCCGCGGATGCGGAGTATGCGTCGCTGCCTGCCCTGGGCTCGCCATATTCATCGAGGATTCATCGGGTTCCGGCGACGAGGGCAAGGTGACCATTCCGTTCGAGTACATCCCAGTTCCCCTCAAAGGAGCACGAGTCCGCGCCACTGACCGGCAGGGTCGGGAGATCTGCGACGCGACGGTAGTAGACGTCAAGCAGCCCAAGGTCGGCAACAAAACTGCAGTTGTCACCATCTCAGTGCCAAAGAGGCTTGTGCATGAGGCGCGCGGAATCGCCATGTCCTGGTGA
- a CDS encoding LCP family protein has translation MPKESIRRRERRKSGSRWFIALLVVLAIAAGIVGVGCYLLLRYTRFPVTGSSFNILLIGEDKNYTRSGAAVSTAGRMDAIMLMVVPRDGTGATLVSIPRDTLVRFPSGGVHRINASIVTGGIELARSCVSDLVGLPVHRYMAIDFQSFIEVVDAMGGVEIAVDKRMNYEDKAGGYDLDLKPGVYHMDGETALKYVRFRHDALGDISRAGRQQQFLKAILKELATWDGVRSYRTILKVLQEYTRTDLTTEEMTAVGWRFRSLDSTAVDSATLPGRFKGAYWEPDREGIEAMVNSIMSKSAK, from the coding sequence ATGCCTAAGGAGTCGATTCGGAGAAGAGAACGCAGGAAGTCCGGTTCGCGATGGTTCATCGCCTTGCTTGTGGTCCTGGCGATAGCAGCAGGCATTGTGGGAGTAGGTTGCTATCTCCTGCTTCGTTACACCCGGTTCCCCGTTACGGGATCATCATTCAACATCCTGCTGATAGGGGAGGACAAGAACTACACCAGAAGCGGCGCAGCCGTGTCCACTGCCGGACGGATGGATGCAATCATGTTGATGGTGGTTCCCAGAGACGGAACAGGGGCCACGCTGGTATCCATCCCCAGAGACACGCTGGTGAGATTTCCAAGCGGGGGAGTGCATCGGATCAATGCGTCGATTGTGACAGGCGGAATTGAACTCGCCCGTTCGTGCGTATCCGATCTGGTGGGCCTCCCGGTCCATCGCTACATGGCTATCGACTTCCAGAGCTTCATCGAGGTGGTTGATGCGATGGGCGGCGTGGAGATCGCGGTCGACAAGCGCATGAATTACGAAGACAAGGCCGGCGGCTATGATCTCGACCTCAAGCCCGGCGTATACCACATGGATGGCGAAACCGCACTGAAGTACGTGAGATTCCGCCACGACGCCCTAGGCGACATCTCCCGCGCCGGCAGGCAGCAGCAGTTCCTGAAGGCCATTCTGAAGGAACTCGCAACCTGGGACGGGGTTCGATCTTACCGCACTATTCTGAAAGTGCTGCAGGAGTATACACGCACTGATCTCACCACGGAGGAGATGACCGCAGTCGGGTGGCGTTTTCGCTCACTCGATTCCACAGCGGTCGACTCAGCGACCCTTCCCGGGCGTTTCAAGGGAGCCTACTGGGAGCCTGACCGGGAAGGCATCGAGGCCATGGTCAATTCGATCATGAGCAAATCGGCGAAATGA
- a CDS encoding 2-phosphosulfolactate phosphatase, whose protein sequence is MRVDVSLFSSESIPKDLARLLVVVVDVLRATSTISTALANGCEEVIPTESIEEAIKIARGYARPDYVLGGERRGVAVEGFDLGNSPQEYTPEKVAGRKVIITTTNGTRAIKEYSGAREIFTACFLNADAVFDACAACPDSDVLIVCSGQDGRFCMEDTICAGLLASRFGRELGADVSDAARAASILYERCEASIETELFRSEHGAYLAGIGFEQDVTYCSQRSVMSVVPKVYDRRVIRRALQAQRGE, encoded by the coding sequence ATGCGAGTCGACGTTTCCTTGTTTTCTAGCGAGTCAATCCCGAAGGATCTCGCCCGCCTGCTAGTAGTGGTGGTGGATGTTCTTCGGGCCACTTCCACCATTTCCACTGCGCTTGCCAACGGGTGTGAGGAAGTCATACCCACCGAGAGCATCGAGGAAGCCATCAAGATCGCGCGGGGCTATGCAAGGCCCGACTATGTTCTCGGGGGTGAACGCCGCGGTGTTGCCGTTGAGGGGTTTGACCTTGGCAACTCTCCACAGGAGTACACGCCCGAGAAGGTGGCAGGGCGCAAAGTCATCATCACAACCACGAACGGCACGCGCGCGATTAAGGAGTACTCCGGCGCACGCGAGATATTCACGGCATGCTTCCTGAATGCAGATGCCGTTTTTGACGCCTGTGCTGCTTGTCCCGATTCCGACGTGCTGATCGTCTGCTCCGGCCAGGATGGCAGGTTTTGCATGGAGGACACGATCTGCGCGGGTCTCCTCGCATCCAGGTTTGGGAGGGAACTGGGGGCGGACGTTTCCGATGCGGCGCGGGCGGCGTCGATTCTGTATGAGCGGTGCGAGGCGTCGATTGAAACCGAGCTGTTCCGTTCAGAACACGGAGCTTACCTTGCGGGGATAGGGTTCGAGCAGGATGTGACCTACTGTTCTCAGCGCTCTGTGATGAGCGTGGTGCCTAAGGTATACGACCGAAGGGTGATCAGAAGGGCTCTGCAGGCCCAGAGGGGTGAGTGA